The genomic segment TTGCGTAAGAAAATGACTTATTgcacagcgactgtggttgtgctctcaatgggcgtcccgaaatgtacattttccctagatgaaaaaacatgttatgacgaaacgaacaaatttccgcaaattttttcgtttattttttttttatatggagtttcaacgtGAAAGCCAAATACAGTACAGGCCTTAAGttatataaatggtattttgttTTCTGCACAGAATAATTCAACCTTATACTATGTCTACGTTCACTCGTTTTGCTTATGTCGTTTTAAAAGATATCTCAaccgttttagatttttgacaGCACAGCGAATTTAGACGTTTCATTAAGCAAGTTCCCATGTCAGTAATTAGAAATTCATTTGCGTTTTGGTAACCAACTTGCGTGCGGCAAAACTTAGCCACCTACAATGTGAGCAGACGTCACTAAATTTAAATGACTTATTTGGCAtaaaacaattattaaaaattattaaaattaaaattattgtttattatCATTGGCAACGGTATTCTAAAAGGTTGTTATTTAACAATAATGGACAAaagcaatatattgggttgcccaaaaagtaattgcggattttttaaaagaaagtaaatgcatttttaataaaacttagaatgaactttaatcaaatatactttttttaaactttttttctaaagcaagctaaaagtaacagctgataactgacagaagaaagaatgcaattacagagtcacaagctgtgaaaaaatttgtcaacgccgactatatgaaaaatccgcaattactttttgggcaacccaatatattcctctaaaggtagtggcagttgcgcaacaacaaaatattgagtgcactatctgtcaaaatcagagatgattgcaactctgattttgtgtatgttgcgAGTCgcgcaataataataataaacagatgagtacaattttttctcgcgaagtgcactatctgtcaaaaatGGCATCTGAACCTTGATGAAGATATTGGACGAGTTTGTCAATGGGCTCGGTtcaataacttaaaaatttacatTCAATAACTTAACAATTAACATAACTTAGCAAACAAAATGCGTGGTATTCTATAGCTCACGTCAAAAATACTCTCCTCAAAATATTATTGTTCAAAACAATGTCACTGATACTATGACCTCTTTGGGCTTTGTAATTGATTCTGATATTGTATTTTCCTTGCACATTGCACATATCTGCTCCAAACTAAATTTCATACTTAAAAAGCtctaaaatttaaatgtttatttaaccacacaaataaaatatatgctgGCTCATTCGTTGCTGATGCCTCATATATTGTATGGTGCTGAGGTATATTCCGGATCCAATAGGACTAATCTGCTTAGGCTTCAAAAGTGTTTCCATAGCGGTCGTCGTTGTAGACGAGACTACGAATATTTTGCGAAACAATTACTTGTATGTTGTTTTGAGCACTTTCTCAATATTAGATGCCTCtgctttttcttcaatttcCTTAGTACCGCGAACACACTTACTTTCGGAATTCTCAAATTCGTATTAAAAGTTTCAATCATGTTGTATTGGAAAGATCATTTGTAATACGCTTGTCAAGGCTATGGAATACTCTTCCGACTAGTCTTAAAAACATCTCAGTATGTCAACAAACTTTTAAGTCTAAGCTAATCCAACATTTCTTATATGCACCTGAATTGAATTCGTTTTCATCACTGATGATATCTCACATTTGCTTCATTTTCTTGGTGTTTGAACGGATGATTGTGCGTTAGAATatgtttctaattttttaaaaaaactatttttttacaTTCAATAAATTTGTTAGTTATCTATGTTAGTAATaatattatattaaatttttgtattatgaaaacttgaacatttttaaatctCGGGTGGGAGATGTTtgattaataaaaatgaatgaatgagtcCTTTCACTATGTACCTGATAATAATTTAGACAAGAAAAGGGGTGTTTATTTAGCCATAATCCTGCACCTACTCCCGTATTTTCAAGCAGTGCCACAGTAGGTACTCGATCGTCGTAAGTCCGCTGTGTCCAACGCGACGTCAAAGTCCTGACATTACGATTGCTTGTCAGGATCCCTATCAGTAGTGAGAGAGGTAGCTCTATCCAATCTAGGAGATGCTCCCTGCACACCACATTACCTCATATTGGTGAATAGCACCAACTTTATCTTTCGAGGGTTTGCGTCATTGGCCAATCTTGGCAGCATACTATACGCACTCTGAACGGCCACACACCAAGATAAAAACGTCGTcctcgtagccaacaaactttaacACAAATATCCAAGAGCCTCACAAACGCGTACAAAAACCGTTCTTGTGATGATAGAGCTCTAGTCACAATATTTCTATTCGAACCCTTTGCTAGTGGTACGCTAACTATACTGCCCATCAACATCATATGAACTCAATTCAGGAAGAATCCTCATGTCCACCAGAGCTGAGCATTTCACACTTATGATGTGTGGTCCTGGTCTACCGTGGAAAATTAAAGGCGTTCACTTTGTAGCTATTTTACCGTTATAATAACAtattgaaaactatttaaaccatcttggtggttttgtgggtAAAATCTCTGGAGCTATTgggaattttgaacattttttaatttttcaaaaattaataaacttctttTTTCTTGCACTGAGTGGTGGAAggaatttgccaaaaattttaaatgtcacagcgaattgaattttctttgccatgtttaaaaatttcgacATATCAAGTCCCCAAAAAATATGCTATATTGTAGTAATTCGCccatgcggccaccttataaatacgccttagTTGTGACCACTGACTGTAAACAGCATCGACatctacaaaatatttaaaaactataaatatatgTTTCAAAAACATGCCCCTTCGCAAAAAGCTTCTCCTGTCATTTTATTGTGAATTGTAAGGAACTCTATTGTGATCTAATTCATTTTTTGTTGAGCAAATCGCGGACGGAGAGCCAGACGTCAATTTTCTTCTGgaccaaaagaaaagaaaatcaaaaatctataaaaatgcTTTCGAGGGCTGCAATTCTTTCTGGTAATGTATTGGATATAAGTGATAATTCATGGAATAAAATCCGTGGATAATTAATGTGATGTGTTCTTAACCTAACAATCGTATGTCAATAGTTATCGCCAGCCAGCGTCTTTGCAAATAAGTCTCAGTTTATGTAATCACTTAGGGTATTTAATACCTGTCAAATTTAGGAACGATTGTGGGAATTGCAtaaattgaatattttaaatGTAAGACATTGCAATCAAAAGTAgcgttaatgattttttttctagtTCAACGTCCTATGGGCGCTTTGGCCGCCAGAGCTGCTGCTACCGCTGCTGGTGCTGATCGTCCCGTTCGTCCTGAACACCCCGGCAAAGTTCGTTTGGGTTTCATTCCAGAAGAATGGTTTCAATTTTTCTACAACAAGACCGGTGTGACTGGTCCCTACACTTTCGGTGTAGGTTTGATCACATATTTGTGCTCCAAGGAAATCTACGTCATGGAACATGAATACTACAGCGGTCTTTCTTTAGCTATTATGGCTGTTATTGCCGTTAAGAAATTGGGCCCAGCTGCTGCTAAATGGGCTGATGGCGAAATCGATAGAATCGAAGCCGAATGGAAGCAGGGTCGTGAGGACGAGTTGAAGGCCCTTCAAGAATCCATTGAAGCAGAAAAGAAAGAACAATGGCGTGCCGAGGGTTCTCTTATGCTTATGGATGCCAAGAAGGAGAATGTTGCCCTCCAATTGGAAGCTGCATTCCGTGAGCGCGCTATGAACGTCTACAATGAAGTATGTAAAGTGgacttattttttaaaaaatcaaaacgaaTCTTTTTCTATTTTACGTAGGTCAAACGTCGCTTGGACTACCAAGTTGAATGTCGTCACATTGAACGTCGCCTCAATCAAAAACATATGGTTGATTGGATTGTAAAGAATGTAATGGCTTCAATCACCCCACAACAAGAGAAGGAAACACTTAACAAGTGTATTGCTGATTTGAGTGCTTTGGCCGCACGCTCTAAGTAAACTCCAGGAAGCATTAAATTTTAGTTGTTATTAAAccctacaaaaataaaacataaaatcgaAAAGATAAAATGTAAAAACTGCAAATGAAATCTAATATAATttagaaataaatgaaaattctGCCACGGTAAAAAAAGatcaatcaattaaaaaaaagataatcAAATTCGAATAAATAATACCTCCATTAAAAGGAGACAACAAAGGGTGGGTAATTTTTAAGGACCAATAATGATTTTGAATAACTTAAACGCGTTGCTCGATTCCATGATTCAAATTGACAACCTTTATGAGGGGTACCTTCTTTCAAATCGTTGACCATTTTCCTGAGAGACGAAAACACGTGTGTctcaatttaaaacaaaaatatgtatgtTCAAACTCGCAcagaaagtcaaaataaaaatcgTATGTGCGAGCCAAATGATACTGAATCCATTAAACTTAATTCAGAAAAATATTCTGGTGTGTTCTAGGTTTCATTTTCCCTTTCACCCCTTGAAACaacttgttttttattgcaAACATGAAGCGTCAAACTATcgcatttttttatcatttgtCAGGAATACTCAAAATCAACACAAACATCCCAAGtgcatagctgtgagcaccacacgggctggtactttgagctccgatctgtgtggtgttcaactTTATAACGAGAGGCTAAGCTGggatccacaggttgcggattgtAAAATCTTTTATATGGGTGGCAATAGCTCTTGCTTAaattctgagtgcctatgatgctccatACGACatggcaagttattggcgcctttaaatgaaCAATCTTGTTCATGCGGTGATCGATcatatggaccggaacgagctccattaatttctatgatattttttaaatgttaaaaTCTCCTTTTTGGCCATGCAAAGTTGATTTATTTTTCACCAATTATTAGTTTAGTCTATACTTCTATTGTTAATACAAATTCTGATAACGAGAGTAACCGTTGAGCAAACtgaatgtcacattcaggaactcACAGGCTATGGTatgttcgaaatggggcctgaatccggggATAGGCTTCTGGTTCTACAGGAgcatacttacttacgcctcagtaatttggtggactgcgatggagaaaaatgaaaagaaaggataatacaacaggttcagagaacatgttatatt from the Stomoxys calcitrans chromosome 1, idStoCalc2.1, whole genome shotgun sequence genome contains:
- the LOC106088621 gene encoding ATP synthase subunit b, mitochondrial: MLSRAAILSVQRPMGALAARAAATAAGADRPVRPEHPGKVRLGFIPEEWFQFFYNKTGVTGPYTFGVGLITYLCSKEIYVMEHEYYSGLSLAIMAVIAVKKLGPAAAKWADGEIDRIEAEWKQGREDELKALQESIEAEKKEQWRAEGSLMLMDAKKENVALQLEAAFRERAMNVYNEVKRRLDYQVECRHIERRLNQKHMVDWIVKNVMASITPQQEKETLNKCIADLSALAARSK